Part of the Impatiens glandulifera chromosome 8, dImpGla2.1, whole genome shotgun sequence genome is shown below.
ATCTTCAAAGCCACtcattttttagttaaattaagTACTTTAAGGTCTTACCTAAGGGTAGCATGTGAAAAAGGATCTTATCTATGAGATCAAAAGTCTCAAGTTTGATTTCTCACTAGGAATACTCTGATTTAAATGAATGGTCATGGTAATGGGGGTTGTGCTAGCCTCCCCGGGAAATAAACTTTGATCACACAAAAAAAAGCACTTTGAGCATCTTCATCAATTGGCTGAATCAAGCAACTCACAGGTCTCCTTGGACTGAAGAATATGTTGCCTAGTTTATGTTGTTTGATTGGATTTTTTGGTTATAATTTATGGCAAACAATGTCATAAATTGTGCTTATTTGGTTCCTTACGTGTTTGCAGAGTCTCTAATGAAAAAGCGACTCACtcttcaaaaataaaagataaaagttTAGTTGAGATATTTTAgggatttttatttattttaattaaggaaaatcaACTAACTTCTAGAGTATAAATAGGTATAACCATCAaagtaaaatatcaaaatcatctCTTCTCCTTTTAGGGGCAACTTATCGATCAAACTCATTTGGGATCGGTCCTTATAAATTCATAGtgaaagatatttttttttgcacATGAAGATGGTTGATTCGGTGTCGCTTGCTCCCGACTTTTCTCTAAGATGTCATTGGACATCTTTCGTTGGAGTGACATGGATAAGTTTAGTGTTGGTCAATACTAGACACTCTTGAACAAATGTGGAACGGAACTTTCCCTACAATCATGTTTGTTTTGACAAGGTACCGTCCAAATTATCTTATTTGGATGGTGCGCTCTTCTTAGAGGTATCGTTATCTAAGTTGTAAACGGAGAGGTATTATCATTACCCCTAGATGCAATAGGGATAAGGGTGCCTTACATTTTGATTCACTACCATTTTGTTCACAATATTAAAGGGGGCTCTTGGAACTCGTTGGTCCATCTTAAAGGGAGGCTTGAATTGGGATGTGAAAATCAATGCGTCTCCACAAAAAATGATTATTCATCCTCATGAGTTTCTAATGGATCATCTTGATATAGAGAAATAGAAGAATCTTTGATAATAAGGCTTGAGGAACTCATATGAACTTGAGTTCCATCTTCTTGACCTTGGTTGAGGTTAGGACCGGGTCCATCTTCTTGACCTTGGTTGAGGTTAGGACCGGGTCCCCTTGCTTTTCGTTTGATGATATTGTAGACTTGAAAACACAACGATTGATCTATGATATTGTGGACTTGAAGACACGAGGATTGttagtttttctttattttttgtttctcCGGTCGTTTTTGTTCAAAcaccttatatttattttgtctctAACCTCtttccaaaataataataaaaagattatgatGCTTTTAGCAAGGTGTTCTCACTCAGCGTTATTCATGAGTGAACTTGTACTTCAGCCAGCCTATGTTACCCACAATATTCATAACTTGAGTTTGGATATTATGTTGTCAATGAAACTAACAGTGTTGAGAACAAAAACTAGATTCAAGGCCCCATATAGCATGaaacaaaaaatgaagaaaacatttgtcatccataaataaattatttaatacaatCCTTAATATTCATAAGAAAGCTGAGTTCTATTGGTTTACAGTTACGAAAGGAGAGCAAAAACAAACAGTAAACCACAAAAGGATGGATGGTATACCGTACAGGAGGGAGCAAGAACTCAAGAATTTCCATATTTGATAATGTATCCCTGAaagtaaaagtattaatatcAGATGCTAGGGTTTGGCTAAGGGAAGATGCTTTAGTAGTTTATAGCATAACACTAAAATAAGACACTTACCGCAACAAGCTTTGACAATGTCGGTTGGCGTGCAGAAAGATATTGTTTAACTGAGTCCTCTGTTCTAggaaattcaattttttttattgtgctAAGGAACTTTTCAACTGTACATTTTACTATTACTTTGTGAACAGTCTTCGTTAGACGACCTTCACGCCAGGTTGGCTTAACCAGTTCCTTCGTAAATTCTACAAGTGCTTCTCGGAAATATTTCTGGATTTTTAACTCCTGATCATTATTTTTCCTCTCACCAACGGCCATTTCAATAATAGGTCTTTTGGTATCATCTTTCGATGTCATGTCTCCTCCTTTGTCCTTAATAGATATGCCAGAAGTTTTCTCATCTTTAACAAAAGAAACTTTTTGTGGCCCAGCATGGGAACTGCTAGTGTCCTCTTTTTCATTCAAGAACAACTCCCGCCCATCGATGTTTTTGTTTGACAGATTGTTACTGAAACTATGATGTTTAGAGGAAATATTTCTCTCAGAGCCAGACTGAGGGTCAACTGTATTTGGAAATCGATTATCAACATCTCTATTCTCATGTGAATTTGAGATTGTTATCTCCGGCCTGTAAGAAGTTCCTGAAAGCATTTGTTTTTCAACGTGGTCACAAATGGGATCATAGAGACTTCCCCTCAACAAACTTCTGGTGATGGAAAATGTTGGTTGAAAAGGGACTGATGGTTCCCAATTATAAGGAGGTACTTCCAATTTAAAGCTATCAATATTGTTGACTGTACTTTTATATTCCTTCAACTCCGATGGATTAAAATGGAAATCAGACTGTGTTACAGTACTCATCCTATGAAAGTTAGGCCCCATGCTTCTAGATGCATCTGATGGTACAAATCCAGTCGTATCTTTCATAAGAGTTGAATCTTGTCTTTGGAAGGACAATGTATTTTCACTAAATTGGTGTTGTGTTGTGCTTCCTCCATGCTCAATAGATGGGATTCTTTCCAAAATAAATGAACCATGGGCAACAGGAGGAACTGCTGCATTAGAAAACTCAGAAGATCCTGATCTTCCAAAACCATCTCTTGTATCTAGCACAAAGGTATCGACTATGTTATCACATCTAAAAGAATTTTTCAAGGAAATCATTGCTCTAAAGGAAATAGGTATTACCTCCATTAGCAATAGCCTGCAATTCTTTTTTATCCATATTGGACTCAACAGTTCCCTTAGACTTCTGCTCAATCGCATATGGATGATCTTCTACATGCCGGAATGCACATAATCTCCCTTTAATGCACCAACCCAGAGCAAAGAAGTCACATGGTAGAGTTGATCTTTTGTTTCCATCCTTAAACTCAGCTG
Proteins encoded:
- the LOC124911103 gene encoding uncharacterized protein LOC124911103 gives rise to the protein MQFSAVPDPDDRRSLSDSIAEGFGSDEDEDVEYEEIEVEVEEDEEEEEEVEEEMEVEEDMEIEEEEEVEEEEEEEVEEEEEEEIDEELSDSPIDLKDDQFTRHEENLRPDSVNAEIATETAPVAYLEHESLIAKPETSSVDEIRQKEDPSVININGCSNMKQHLAFQGSGLQTFAGENKNSEAMQEREESRDDTVDEGVQTSLYGCRQNMVANAIDPLPSSVGVVNSAIFRNEGLFKESYAVMGLSAKVQPMSTHSGLQVCEIRPRSSSPAAEFKDGNKRSTLPCDFFALGWCIKGRLCAFRHVEDHPYAIEQKSKGTVESNMDKKELQAIANGDTRDGFGRSGSSEFSNAAVPPVAHGSFILERIPSIEHGGSTTQHQFSENTLSFQRQDSTLMKDTTGFVPSDASRSMGPNFHRMSTVTQSDFHFNPSELKEYKSTVNNIDSFKLEVPPYNWEPSVPFQPTFSITRSLLRGSLYDPICDHVEKQMLSGTSYRPEITISNSHENRDVDNRFPNTVDPQSGSERNISSKHHSFSNNLSNKNIDGRELFLNEKEDTSSSHAGPQKVSFVKDEKTSGISIKDKGGDMTSKDDTKRPIIEMAVGERKNNDQELKIQKYFREALVEFTKELVKPTWREGRLTKTVHKVIVKCTVEKFLSTIKKIEFPRTEDSVKQYLSARQPTLSKLVAGYIIKYGNS